Genomic window (Nitrospiria bacterium):
CATAAAGAAATTGCCTGCTCTTGGGGTATCAGAATATCAAAACCGAGGGTTCCCAACTCCTGTTGATGAATTAGCCAAACGTTGTGACCGTTCCAGGTATGAACCTCAACCGACAAAGGGTCCTTTTGGGTAATTTCTTTTCCCAGCACCCCTTTTAAAAGCACAGGGGCCGATGGACCGTAGACGGAAAAAAGACCCCATTGGCCGCTGACGTCTTGCAAATTGACATCCGATGCAATCACAAACTTATCCAGATGGGTTTGAACTTTTTCGCTTAACTCCGGTTGAAGCACTAGGAGAAAGGCTTCCTCCAAACCCAGAACCAGAAAATCGGCAACGATCTTTCCCTTGACCGTCACCACCAGGCTATAGATTCCCTTTTCGGGAGTGACCTGTTTAACATCGTTTGTCACCATCCCTTGAAGAAAAGAGAGCCGGTCACTTCCGGCAATCAAGAGTTTCCCCATAAAAGACCGGTCAATGATCCCTCCGGTTTTTCGGACCTGGACTGGCTCTTTTTCAAGGGAACCATAGTGGAGTGGCAATTCCCAATCCCCGAAAGGGCCAAATTCCGCTCCGTACGCTTTATGGTTCTCATGGAGAAATAACCGTTTCATTAAAACCCGAACCTTTTCCTTTTGTATTAAGAGGTTAAATAGAGATTATAGTATAATGAAAATAAGCTCATCAAGAGAAATCTCCCCATTTTAAATTCCTTAGAATCCCAATCCAAAGACCCAACCCAACCGTCGATCAGGGGAATCCCCCTGCTGTTTTCCATGGAAACAATACAT
Coding sequences:
- a CDS encoding aminomethyltransferase family protein; translation: MKRLFLHENHKAYGAEFGPFGDWELPLHYGSLEKEPVQVRKTGGIIDRSFMGKLLIAGSDRLSFLQGMVTNDVKQVTPEKGIYSLVVTVKGKIVADFLVLGLEEAFLLVLQPELSEKVQTHLDKFVIASDVNLQDVSGQWGLFSVYGPSAPVLLKGVLGKEITQKDPLSVEVHTWNGHNVWLIHQQELGTLGFDILIPQEQAISLWEELRSKGGDLGIAPFGWKAYEVLRIEGGVPRYGYELDESVFPLEAEVENAVSYDKGCFLGQETITRMKFRGHANRLRIGFEAGGKEPPKKGDPILCEGKETGWVTSSAFSPFLQKVVGMGFIRRDFTAPGTPLKIKMKSGETEGKVCSLPLVGLKEKTG